From Terriglobales bacterium, the proteins below share one genomic window:
- a CDS encoding thiamine pyrophosphate-dependent enzyme, with translation MAEYTTIHEKSPAFYDNYDRKSELQHQTHYCPGCGHGVAHKLIAETIAEMGLQDRAIFVSPVGCSVFAYYYFDTGNVQASHGRTPAVATGLKRSRPDSIVIAYQGDGDLAAIGTAEIVHAANRGEHITVFFINNAIYGMTGGQMAPTTLLGQSSTTTPWGRRASNEGFPIHVCELLATLEAPVYIERVALSDNKNIMRARRAVRKAIELQQ, from the coding sequence GTGGCGGAATACACGACGATCCACGAGAAGTCGCCGGCGTTCTACGACAACTACGACCGGAAGAGCGAGCTGCAGCACCAGACGCACTACTGCCCCGGCTGCGGCCACGGCGTGGCGCACAAGCTCATCGCCGAGACCATCGCCGAGATGGGGCTGCAGGACCGCGCCATCTTCGTGAGCCCGGTGGGCTGCTCCGTCTTCGCCTACTACTACTTCGACACCGGGAACGTGCAGGCCTCGCACGGGCGCACCCCGGCCGTGGCGACCGGCCTGAAGCGCTCCCGTCCGGACTCGATCGTGATCGCGTACCAAGGGGACGGCGACCTGGCCGCCATCGGGACGGCCGAGATCGTGCACGCCGCGAACCGCGGCGAGCACATCACCGTCTTCTTCATCAACAACGCCATCTACGGCATGACCGGCGGCCAGATGGCCCCCACCACGCTGCTGGGGCAAAGCTCCACCACCACGCCCTGGGGCCGGCGCGCCTCCAACGAGGGCTTCCCCATCCACGTGTGCGAGCTGCTGGCCACGCTGGAAGCCCCGGTGTACATCGAGCGGGTAGCGCTCTCCGACAACAAGAACATCATGCGCGCGCGCCGCGCCGTCCGCAAAGCCATCGAGTTGCAACAGC